The following coding sequences are from one Saccharomyces eubayanus strain FM1318 chromosome VII, whole genome shotgun sequence window:
- the RPS25A gene encoding 40S ribosomal protein eS25, with protein sequence MPPKQQLSKAAKAAAALAGGKKSKKKWSKKSMKDRAQHAVILDQEKYDRILKEVPTYRYVSVSVLVDRLKIGGSLARIALRHLEKEGIITPISKHSKQAIYTRATASE encoded by the coding sequence ATGCCTCCAAAGCAACAATTATCTAAAGCTGCCAAAGCCGCTGCCGCTCTTGCTGGTGGTAAGAAGTCTAAGAAGAAGTGGTCCAAGAAGTCCATGAAAGACAGAGCTCAACACGCTGTCATCTTagaccaagaaaaatacgACAGAATCTTGAAGGAAGTCCCAACTTACAGATACGTTTCTGTCTCTGTTTTGGTCGATAGATTAAAGATTGGTGGTTCTTTAGCTAGAATTGCTTTGAGACacttggaaaaggaaggtATCATCACTCCAATCTCCAAGCACTCCAAGCAAGCTATCTACACCAGAGCTACTGCTTCCGAATAA
- the IMO32 gene encoding Imo32p — translation MMLNKARILARYGMTHAKQNTARTTGFSIVTPSIHPFHSMAKIQLQKQGPLDLSYDVIKSDTPRNGNVEKPGPPIIILHGLFGNKLNNRSIGRNLNKRLGRDVYLLDLRNHGSSPHSPVHNYGAMSEDVKHFITKHELNTQDGPIIVGHSMGGKVAMMLVLKNPQLCSMMVCIENAPVSLRPNIEFVEYIRALLEIVKDNGKTIQTLKQADERLAERIGGNELVRRFLLTTLKRVKTEGALGASSYTFHERIPLGTLKDAIVKGEIAAWPLDPTHERWTRPALFIRATQSQYVADEYLPLIGSFFPRFETRDIDAGHWVNAEKPGECAENIAEFVERHED, via the coding sequence ATGATGTTGAACAAAGCGAGGATTCTCGCACGGTATGGAATGACCCATGCGAAGCAAAATACTGCTCGAACAACGGGCTTCAGTATTGTGACTCCATCGATCCATCCCTTCCATTCTATGGCGAAGATCCAACTACAGAAACAAGGTCCACTGGATCTTTCTTATGATGTAATCAAGAGTGATACGCCCAGAAATGGCAATGTCGAGAAGCCGGGACCGCCCATTATTATACTACACGGCTTGTTCGGGAACAAATTGAACAACCGGAGTATCGGCCGAAACCTCAATAAGCGATTGGGAAGGGATGTGTACCTGTTGGACTTAAGAAACCATGGGTCCTCGCCGCACAGCCCCGTACACAATTACGGCGCGATGTCAGAAGACGTGAAGCATTTCATCACAAAACACGAACTGAACACCCAGGATGGGCCCATTATAGTGGGTCACTCGATGGGTGGGAAAGTCGCCATGATGCTGGTCCTGAAGAACCCGCAATTATGCTCCATGATGGTCTGTATAGAGAATGCGCCAGTGAGTCTACGCCCCAATATCGAGTTTGTCGAGTACATCAGAGCGCTGCTCGAGATCGTAAAAGACAACGGCAAGACCATCCAGACACTAAAGCAAGCAGACGAGCGCCTTGCGGAGAGGATCGGCGGCAACGAGCTGGTGAGGCGGTTTCTGCTTACGACGCTAAAAAGAGTCAAGACCGAAGGCGCGTTGGGTGCATCGTCATATACGTTTCACGAGCGCATCCCGCTTGGCACGCTGAAAGACGCCATCGTGAAAGGCGAGATTGCGGCATGGCCTCTTGATCCCACACACGAACGCTGGACACGGCCAGCACTGTTCATCAGAGCCACTCAGTCGCAGTACGTGGCGGACGAGTATCTTCCGCTCATTGGCTCGTTCTTCCCACGATTCGAGACACGTGACATCGATGCGGGTCACTGGGTGAATGCGGAGAAGCCTGGAGAATGCGCCGAGAACATCGCCGAGTTCGTGGAACGGCACGAGGATTGA
- the TIM21 gene encoding Tim21p: MNASLFKSSLRLGYMKPLLPRSSTIIVPSIMTRTSLFRKALSSRTRLYTNGAGAASGKSDAKTGNKHKPLWPQVKSASTFTFSGILVIGAVGISTIVIYLILSELFSPSGDTQLFNRAVTMVEKNKDVRNLLQCNDGITGKERLKAYGELITNDKWTRNRPIVSTKKMDKEGRTHHYMRFHIESKKKLALVHLEAKESKKNYQPDFINMYVDVPGEKRYYLIKPKLNSVPSSKGFLGIRWGPRKD; encoded by the coding sequence ATGAACGCAAGCTTGTTTAAATCTTCTCTTCGTTTAGGATATATGAAGCCCTTGTTACCACGATCTAGCACTATCATTGTTCCATCCATAATGACACGAACATCTCTATTTAGAAAGGCTCTATCTAGTAGAACGAGGTTATACACTAACGGCGCAGGTGCAGCGTCAGGAAAGAGCGATGCCAAGACTGGTAATAAGCACAAACCGTTATGGCCACAGGTTAAGTCTGCTTCTACATTTACTTTCTCAGGCATACTTGTGATAGGCGCTGTTGGTATATCCACTATtgttatttatttaattcTTTCAGAACTATTTTCGCCTTCAGGTGACACACAACTTTTCAATAGAGCCGTTACAATGGTagagaagaacaaagacGTAAGAAATTTATTACAATGCAATGACGGTATTAcgggaaaagaaagattgaaGGCATACGGTGAACTTATAACAAACGATAAATGGACAAGAAACAGACCTATCGTATCCACGAAGAAAATGGATAAGGAGGGGAGAACACATCATTATATGAGATTTCACATTGAatctaaaaagaaattggcACTGGTTCATCTAGAGGCTAAAgaatctaaaaaaaattaccaACCTGATTTCATTAATATGTATGTAGACGTTCCTGGTGAGAAGCGTTACTATTTGATTAAACCAAAATTGAATTCAGTTCCTAGTTCTAAGGGCTTTTTGGGAATAAGATGGGGTCCCAGAAAAGATTAA
- the RPL26B gene encoding 60S ribosomal protein uL24, whose product MAKQSLDVSSDRRKARKAHFSAPSSQRRVLLSAPLSKELRAQYGIKALPIRREDEVLVVRGSKKGQEGKISSVYRLKFAVQVDKVTKEKVNGASVPINLHPSKLVITKLHLDKDRKALIQRKGGKLE is encoded by the exons atggCTAAGCAATCTCTAG aCGTCTCCTCTGACAGAAGAAAGGCCAGAAAGGCTCACTTCAGCGCCCCATCCTCTCAACGTCGTGTTTTGTTATCTGCTCCATTATCCAAGGAATTGAGAGCTCAATACGGTATCAAGGCTTTGCCAATCAGAAGAGAAGATGAAGTCTTGGTTGTTCGTGGCTCCAAGAAGGGTCAAGAAGGTAAAATTTCTTCTGTTTACAGATTGAAGTTTGCTGTTCAAGTTGACAAGGTCACCAAGGAAAAGGTCAACGGTGCTTCCGTTCCAATCAACTTGCACCCATCTAAGCTTGTTATCACCAAGTTACACTTGGACAAGGACAGAAAGGCTTTGATCCAAAGAAAGGGTGGTAAATTGGAATAA
- the MSP1 gene encoding protein-degrading AAA family ATPase MSP1, whose protein sequence is MSRRFDLKTITDLSVLVGTGISLYYLISRLLNDAESGPLSGKSKESKAKQSLQWEKLIKRSPALAEVSLDSYEKTILSSIVTPEEINITFQDIGGLDPLISDLHESVIYPLMMPEVYSNSPLLQAPSGVLLYGPPGCGKTMLAKALAKESGANFISIRMSSIMDKWYGESNKIVDAMFSLANKLEPCIIFIDEIDSFLRERSSTDHEVTATLKAEFMTLWDGLLNNGRVMIIGATNRINDIDDAFLRRLPKRFLVSLPGSGQRFKILNVLLKDTKLDEEDFDLQLIADNTKGFSGSDLKELCREAALDAAKEYIKQKRQLIDSGKIGVNDTSSLKIRPLKTKDFTKKLRLDVTSTLSSQPLD, encoded by the coding sequence ATGTCACGCAGATTCGATTTGAAGACTATAACAGATCTGTCAGTTCTAGTTGGAACGGGAATCTCATTGTATTATTTGATCAGTCGATTACTCAACGATGCCGAATCAGGACCCTTATCTGGTAAATCAAAGGAATCAAAGGCTAAGCAGTCTTTACAGTGggaaaaattgataaaaaGATCACCGGCACTGGCAGAAGTATCGTTGGACTCATATGAAAAGACTATACTGTCGTCGATTGTCACGCCCGAGGAAATAAATATAACTTTTCAAGATATTGGTGGTTTGGACCCGCTTATTTCTGATTTGCATGAAAGCGTTATATATCCCTTAATGATGCCAGAAGTGTATTCTAATAGCCCTCTGTTACAAGCTCCTAGCGGAGTCTTGTTATATGGGCCTCCAGGCTGTGGTAAAACCATGCTGGCAAAAGCTTTAGCTAAGGAGAGTGGTGCCAACTTTATCTCCATAAGAATGTCATCTATTATGGACAAATGGTACGGTGAATCAAACAAAATAGTTGATGCAATGTTTTCATTGGCGAACAAATTAGAGCCTTGCATAattttcattgatgaaattgattCATTCTTGAGAGAACGTTCTTCCACCGATCATGAAGTTACTGCGACTTTGAAAGCCGAATTCATGACTTTGTGGGATGGTTTATTAAACAATGGACGAGTAATGATTATTGGTGCTACTAACCGGATAAATGACATAGACGATGCGTTTTTAAGAAGATTGCCAAAAAGATTCCTTGTTTCGCTACCTGGTTCAGGCCAACGGTTTAAAATACTAAATGTCCTACTAAAAGATACTAAACTTGATGAAGAGGATTTTGACTTGCAACTAATAGCTGACAATACCAAAGGATTCTCAGGGTCGGACTTAAAAGAGCTCTGCAGAGAAGCGGCCTTAGATGCAGCAAAAGAATACATTAAGCAGAAAAGGCAGCTAATTGACAGTGGCAAAATCGGTGTTAACGATACTTCTTCTCTGAAAATAAGgccattgaaaacaaaagattttaCGAAAAAACTAAGGTTGGATGTTACGAGTACATTGTCGTCTCAACCTCTGGATTAA
- the GSC2 gene encoding 1,3-beta-glucan synthase GSC2 encodes MSYNDPNMNDQHNNNANRDGDGNYPTYQVTQDQNAFDEYGQPIYTQDQLGDGYYDPNEQFVDGTQFPQGQDPTQTQGTYNNDASYYNQPPNMVNPSSQDGENFSDFSYGPPTSGYPNDQYTPSQMSYPDQEGSSGTSTPNMYGNGAANGNGRYYDPNTIEMALPNDPYPAWTADPQSPLPVEQIEDIFIDLTNKFGFQRDSMRNIFDHFMTLLDSRSSRMSPDQALLSLHSDYIGGDTANYKRWYFAAQLDMDDEIGFRNMKLGKLSRKARKAKKKNKKAMQNAAPEDAEETLNQIEGDNSLEAADFRWKSKMSQLSPFDMARQIALFLLCWGEANQVRFTPECLCFIYKCASDYLDSPQCQQRPDPLPEGDFLNRIITPLYCFIRNQVYKIVDGRYVMSERDHNKTVGYDDVNQLFWYPEGIAKIVMGDGTRLIDLPAEERYSKLGDITWDDVFFKTYKETRSWLHLVTNFNRIWIMHISVYWMYCAYNAPTFYTHNYQQLVNNQPLAAYKWATAALGGTVACIIQIAATLCEWSFVPRKWAGAQHLSRRFWFLCIILGINLGPIIFIFAYDKDTVYSTAAHVVGAVMFFVAVATVVFFSVMPLGGLFTSYMKKSTRSYVASQTFTASFAPLHGLDRWMSYLVWVTVFAAKFTESYFFLILSLRDPMRILSTTSMRCTGEKWWGNKICTLQPKIVLGLMIATDFILFFLDTYLWYIVVNTIFSVGKSFYLGISILTPWRNIFTRLPKRIYSKILATTDMEIKYKPKVLISQIWNAIIISMYREHLLAIDHVQKLLYHQVPSEIEGKRTLRAPTFFVSQDDNNFETEFFPRDSEAERRISFFAQSLSTPIPEPLPVDNMPTFTVLTPHYAERILLSLREIIREDDQFSRVTLLEYLKQLHPVEWECFVKDTKILAEETAAYENNEEEPEKEDALKSQIDDLPFYCIGFKSAAPEYTLRTRIWASLRSQTIYRTISGFMNYSRAIKLLYRVENPEIVQMFGGNVDGLERELEKMARRKFKFLVSMQRLAKFKPHELENAEFLLRAYPDLQIAYLDEEPPLSDGGEPRIYSALIDGHCEILDNGRRRPKFRIQLSGNPILGDGKSDNQNHALIFYRGEYIQLIDANQDNYLEECLKIRSVLAEFEELGIEPIHPYTPGLKYEDQSNNHPVAIVGAREYIFSENSGVLGDVAAGKEQTFGTLFARTLSQIGGKLHYGHPDFINATYMTTRGGVSKAQKGLHLNEDIYAGMNALLRGGRIKHCEYYQCGKGRDLGFGTILNFTTKIGAGMGEQMLSREYYYLGTQLPVDRFLTFYYAHPGFHLNNLFIQLSLQMFMLTLVNLHALAHESILCIYNRNXPJXDVLYPIGCYNFHPAIDWVRRYTLSIFIVFWIAFVPIVVQELIERGLWKATQRFFRHILSLSPMFEVFAGQIYSSALLSDLAVGGARYISTGRGFATSRIPFSILYSRFAGSAIYMGSRSMLMLLFGTVAHWQAPLLWFWASLSSLIFAPFVFNPHQFAWEDFFLDYRDFIRWLSRGNNKYHRNSWIGYVRMSRSRITGFKRKMVGDESEKSAGDASRAHRTNLITAEIIPCAIYAAGCFIAFTFINAQTGVKTTDNDKVNSALRVIICTLAPIVIDIAILFLCLGLSCCSGPLFGMCCKKTGSVMAGFAHGVAVVVHILFFIVMWVLEGFSFVRMLIGVVTCIQCQRLIFHCMTVLLLTREFKNDHANTAFWTGKWYSTGLGYMAWTQPTRELTAKVIELSEFAADFVLGHVILIFQLPVICIPQIDKFHSIMLFWLKPSRQIRPPIYSLKQTRLRKRMVRKYCSLFFLILLIFVACIVGPAVASSHFKNIGSGLNGTFHNLVQPRNQSNNDTGSKMSTYKSHYYTHTPSLKTWSTIK; translated from the coding sequence ATGTCATACAACGATCCCAACATGAATGACCAGCATAACAATAATGCTAATAGGGATGGTGACGGTAATTACCCGACGTATCAAGTGACACAAGACCAAAATGCGTTCGATGAGTATGGCCAACCGATTTATACACAAGACCAGTTGGGTGATGGTTATTACGATCCTAATGAACAATTCGTTGACGGTACACAATTTCCTCAAGGTCAAGATCCCACTCAAACTCAAGGCACTTATAACAACGATGCTAGTTACTATAACCAGCCTCCCAATATGGTAAACCCATCTTCTCAGGATGGGGAGAATTTCTCGGATTTTAGCTATGGTCCCCCCACTAGTGGTTATCCTAATGACCAATACACACCTTCCCAGATGAGCTATCCTGATCAAGAGGGTTCTTCAGGGACCTCCACCCCAAATATGTACGGGAACGGTGCAGCGAATGGTAATGGACGCTATTACGACCCTAATACTATTGAGATGGCTTTGCCAAATGATCCGTATCCAGCTTGGACCGCGGACCCTCAGTCTCCCTTACCTGTCGAACAAATCGAAGATATCTTTATAGATTTAACGAACAaatttggttttcaaaGAGACTCCATGAGAAACATCTTTGACCATTTTATGACTCTATTGGATTCGAGATCTTCCAGGATGTCTCCGGATCAGGCCCTTTTATCTTTACATTCCGACTATATTGGTGGCGATACAGCCAATTATAAAAGATGGTATTTTGCTGCTCAACTAGATATGGACGATGAAATCGGTTTCAGGAATATGAAATTGGGTAAGTTGTcaagaaaagcaagaaaggctaagaagaagaataagaaaGCCATGCAAAATGCTGCACCTGAAGATGCCGAAGAGACTTTGAACCAGATTGAAGGCGATAACTCTTTAGAAGCTGCCGATTTTAGatggaaatcaaagatgAGCCAACTATCCCCCTTCGACATGGCTCGCCAAATCGCTTTATTTCTATTGTGTTGGGGTGAGGCGAATCAAGTCAGATTTACTCCAGAATGTCTTTGTTTCATTTACAAATGCGCTTCTGATTATTTAGATTCTCCACAGTGCCAACAACGTCCTGACCCCTTGCCCGAAGGCGATTTCTTGAACAGAATCATTACTCCCTTGTATTGCTTTATCAGAAACCAAGTTTATAAAATTGTGGATGGTCGTTATGTGATGAGTGAAAGAGATCACAACAAAACCGTCGGTTACGATGACGTAAACCAACTGTTTTGGTATCCGGAGGGTATAGCCAAAATCGTTATGGGAGATGGAACTAGGCTGATCGATTTGCCAGCAGAAGAACGTTATTCAAAATTGGGCGATATCACATGGGATGATGTCTTCTTTAAAACTTATAAAGAAACCCGTTCCTGGTTGCATCTAGTTACTAACTTCAATCGTATTTGGATCATGCACATCTCAGTGTATTGGATGTACTGTGCTTATAATGCACCAACCTTCTATACTCACAACTATCAACAACTGGTCAACAATCAACCTTTGGCAGCTTATAAATGGGCCACGGCGGCACTAGGCGGTACTGTGGCATGCATAATTCAAATCGCTGCGACCTTATGCGAATGGTCATTTGttccaagaaaatgggCTGGTGCTCAACACTTATCTCGAAGATTCTGGTTCTTATGCATCATTCTTGGTATCAATTTAGGTCCgattatcttcatttttgccTATGACAAGGACACAGTATATTCTACCGCTGCTCATGTTGTTGGTGCTGTGATGTTTTTCGTTGCCGTAGCAAcggttgtttttttctcggTGATGCCACTAGGTGGATTATTCACATCCTATATGAAGAAATCTACAAGGAGTTATGTGGCTTCACAAACTTTTACCGCATCTTTTGCTCCATTGCATGGCTTGGACAGGTGGATGTCTTATTTGGTTTGGGTTACCGTATTTGCTGCGAAATTTACAGAGtcttatttctttttgattttatcattaaGAGATCCAATGAGGATATTGTCCACTACTTCAATGAGATGTACAGGTGAAAAATGGTGGGGTAACAAGATTTGTACACTTCAACCAAAGATTGTGTTGGGTTTGATGATTGCCACAGACTTcatacttttcttcttggatACTTACTTGTGGTACATTGTCGTCAACACCATCTTCTCCGTCGGTAAATCTTTCTATTTGGGTATTTCTATCTTAACACCTTGGAGAAATATTTTCACCAGATTGCCAAAGAGAATTTATTCTAAGATTTTAGCTACTACCGATATGGAAATAAAATACAAACCGAAAGTTTTGATTTCTCAAATTTGGAATGCCATCATCATCTCCATGTACAGAGAACACTTGTTGGCCATTGATCATGTAcaaaaattattatatCATCAAGTTCCATCTGAAATCGAAGGTAAGAGAACTTTAAGAGCCCCAACTTTCTTTGTCTCTCAAGATGACAACAATTTCGAAACTGAATTTTTCCCCAGAGATTCAGAAGCTGAACGTcgtatttcatttttcgCCCAGTCTCTGTCCACACCGATCCCTGAACCACTACCAGTTGACAATATGCCAACTTTCACTGTGTTAACTCCTCACTACGCTGAAAGAATATTATTGTCTTTGAGAGAAATTATTCGTGAAGACGACCAATTCTCAAGAGTCACTTTACTGGAATACTTGAAACAATTACATCCTGTAGAGTGGGAATGTTTTGTTAAAGATACAAAGATTTTGGCTGAAGAAACCGCTGCTTATGAGaataacgaagaagaaccagaaaaggaagacgCTTTGAAATCTCAGATTGACGACTTGCCCTTCTATTGTATTGGTTTCAAATCTGCTGCACCTGAATATACGTTGCGTACTAGAATTTGGGCTTCTTTAAGGTCGCAAACTATATATCGTACCATTTCTGGGTTTATGAATTACTCAAGGGCTATTAAGCTATTGTACCGTGTGGAAAACCCAGAAATAGTTCAGATGTTTGGTGGTAATGTTGATGGATTGGAAAGggaattagaaaaaatggCCAGAAGaaagttcaaatttttggtttctatGCAAAGGTTAGCTAAGTTTAAACCACATGAACTAGAGAATGCCGAGTTTTTGTTGAGAGCGTACCCAGATTTGCAAATTGCCTACTTGGATGAAGAGCCACCTTTGAGTGACGGCGGCGAACCAAGAATTTATTCTGCTTTAATTGATGGCCATTGTGAAATTTTAGACAATGGTCGTAGACGCCCCAAATTTAGAATTCAATTGTCTGGTAATCCAATTCTTGGTGATGGTAAATCTGACAACCAAAATCACGCGTTGATTTTTTACAGAGGTGAATACATTCAACTGATTGATGCTAATCAGGACAACTACTTAGAGGAATGTTTGAAGATCAGGTCAGTCTTGgcagaatttgaagaattagGTATTGAACCAATTCATCCTTATACTCCTGGTTTAAAATATGAAGACCAATCAAACAATCACCCTGTCGCTATCGTGGGTGCAAGAGAGTACATTTTCTCTGAGAACTCTGGTGTCCTGGGAGATGTGGCAGCTGGTAAAGAACAGACTTTTGGTACATTGTTTGCTCGTACCTTATCCCAAATTGGTGGTAAACTGCATTATGGTCATCCGGATTTCATCAATGCCACGTACATGACTACAAGAGGTGGTGTTTCTAAAGCACAAAAGGGTTTACATTTGAATGAAGATATTTATGCTGGTATGAATGCTTTGCTTCGTGGTGGTCGTATTAAGCATTGTGAATATTATCAATGTGGTAAAGGTAGAGATTTGGGTTTCGGTActattttgaatttcaccACAAAGATTGGTGCCGGTATGGGTGAACAAATGTTATCTCGTGAATACTACTACTTGGGTACTCAATTACCTGTTGATCGTTTCTTAACATTCTATTATGCGCATCCAGGTTTCCATTTGAAYAACTTGTTYATTCAATTRTCSTTACARATGTTTATGCTAACWTTGGTGAAYCTRCATGCTTTAGCCCATGAATCCATYCTGTGTATCTATAATAGAAACRCACCAMTYASAGATGTTTTGTATCCAATCGGATGTTATAACTTTCATCCTGCAATTGATTGGGTGAGACGTTATACATTATctattttcattgttttctggATTGCCTTTGTCCCCATTGTCGTCCAAGAACTGATCGAACGTGGTCTGTGGAAAGCCACTCAAAGATTTTTCCGTCATATTCTATCTTTGTCACCAATGTTCGAAGTGTTCGCCGGTCAAATCTATTCTTCTGCACTCCTAAGTGATTTAGCGGTTGGGGGAGCTCGTTACATTTCAACAGGTCGTGGTTTCGCTACGTCACGTATCCCTTTCTCCATCCTTTACTCGAGATTCGCTGGTTCAGCTATTTATATGGGCTCAAGATCAATGTTAATGTTATTATTTGGTACTGTTGCGCATTGGCAAGCTCCATTGTTGTGGTTTTGGGCATCTCTATCTTCCTTGATTTTTGCGcctttcgttttcaatCCACATCAATTTGCTTGggaagattttttcttagATTACAGAGATTTCATCAGATGGCTATCAAGAGGTAATAATAAGTATCACAGGAACTCATGGATTGGTTATGTGAGGATGTCAAGGTCCCGTATCACTGGGTTCAAACGTAAAATGGTTGGTGATGAATCTGAGAAGTCTGCGGGCGATGCAAGCAGAGCTCATAGAACTAATTTGATCACGGCTGAGATTATACCGTGCGCAATTTATGCAGCAGGTTGTTTTATCGCCTTTACATTTATTAATGCTCAAACTGGTGTCAAAACTACAGATAATGATAAAGTGAACTCCGCTTTACGTGTTATCATTTGTACTTTGGCTCCAATCGTCATTGATATTGCTATTCTTTTCCTATGCCTTGGcctttcttgttgttctgGGCCATTATTCGGTATGTGCTGTAAGAAAACAGGTTCTGTCATGGCAGGTTTTGCTCACggtgttgctgttgttgtccacattctcttctttattGTCATGTGGGTTTTGGAAGGTTTCAGTTTTGTCAGAATGTTGATTGGTGTTGTTACATGTATACAATGTCAAAGACTCATTTTCCACTGTATGACCGTATTACTGTTGACTCgtgaattcaaaaatgatCACGCTAATACCGCATTTTGGACCGGTAAATGGTATTCTACTGGTCTAGGGTACATGGCATGGACTCAGCCAACGAGAGAGTTAACTGCCAAAGTTATAGAACTTTCCGAATTCGCAGCGGATTTTGTCTTAGGACATGtaattttaatttttcaactacCGGTTATTTGTATTCCACAAATAGATAAATTCCATTCTATCATGTTATTCTGGTTAAAACCATCCCGCCAAATTCGTCCACCCATCTACTCTTTGAAACAGACACGTTTACGTAAACGTATGGTCAGGAAATATTGCAGCCTGTTCTTTCTGATTTTACTTATATTTGTTGCATGCATTGTTGGACCCGCTGTAGCTTCATCTCactttaaaaatattggTTCCGGTTTGAATGGCACTTTCCATAACTTGGTTCAACCGAGAAATCAATCGAATAACGATACTGGCTCAAAGATGTCAACTTATAAAAGTCACTACTACACTCATACTCCATCCTTAAAGACATGGTCAACCATAAAATAA
- the POP6 gene encoding ribonuclease P/MRP protein subunit POP6, whose translation MIKGVYYGESNTNLDISSYTQCLLFLQESIIPPLTNNSDNGTLIQYHGISKNDNIKQSIDKLSKQITASAVNLEQQQHVLCVFSYGPHIQKMLSILEIFRKSYTKDHESLHQWNKLTSFDVIKEGRNELLEKKLKVPILITFVSGSNAMGLDLHGFTKQ comes from the coding sequence ATGATCAAGGGCGTTTATTACGGTGAAAGTAACACAAACTTAGACATCTCTTCTTACACTCAATGCCTActgtttcttcaagaatCAATCATACCACCTTTAACAAATAATAGCGACAATGGTACGCTCATACAGTATCACGGCATATCAAAAAACGATAACATCAAACAATCCATAGACAAGTTAAGTAAACAAATCACTGCCTCTGCTGTAAATTTGgagcaacaacagcacGTACTTTGTGTATTCTCTTATGGTCCTCATATTCAGAAAATGCTAAGTATTTTGGAGATATTCAGAAAAAGTTACACCAAGGACCACGAAAGCTTGCATCAGTGGAATAAATTGACGTCGTTCGATGTAATAAAAGAGGGTAGGAACGAACTattagagaaaaaactaaaagtTCCAATTTTGATCACTTTTGTATCCGGTTCTAATGCCATGGGTCTAGACCTGCATGGATTTACCAAACAGTAA